The Bacillus sp. Y1 genome includes the window AAACCAGATATACATGATGATGATATCGCTCTTATGCTGTATACATCAGGGACCACCGGGAAACCAAAAGGAGTACCAAGAAGCAATAAAAATGAGTATTCGGCAGCGGTTGCTCACATTATTCAAAATAAATACGAGGATAATGAGAGTACATTAGGTACGATGCCGCTTTACCATACGATGGGGATGAGATCTCTTCTATCGATTGCCTTTTTAAATGGGAAATATGTGGCTTTACCTGATTTTGATGCAAAAGAGGCCCTAGAAATCTTAAGCTATGAAGAAATTACCTGTGTGTATTTAGTTCCTACTCTCATTCACGATATGCTGAATCACCAGGATTTTCATCAATACAATCTTCAGAGATTAAAGAAAATCGGGTATGCGGGTGCATCGATGACGACCGCCTTAACGGAAAAATGTGTAGAGCTATTAAAGCCAGATGTTTTTGTGAATCACTATGGTAGCACGGAAATCTATACCTTCTCTATTTGCCCAAATGTGGCTGAGAAACCCGGGTGCGCCGGGAAACCAGGATTTCATCAACGCATTCGCTTAGTGACAGCAGATGCGGAGGCGAATTCTACACCTGAGGACCAGATTGGAAAAGGGGAGATTGGTGAGATTATTGTTTCTCTGGATTCGATCGAAAGCTTTAAAGGATATTGGAACAGACCGGATGCCACGAAGAAGGCGATTCGTGAGGGCTGGTATTTTACTGGTGATCTAGGTGTCATGGATGATGATGGTGACTTATATGTCGTAGGTCGAGTTGATGACATGATCATTTCAGGCGGTGAAAATATCCATCCACTAGAAGTGGAAGATGTCCTTTCAAAGCATCCGAAGGTGTTCGAAGTTGCGGTAGCTGGGGAAGATGACGATCGCTGGGGTCAAATTGTAACCGCCTTCATTGTCCCGAGAGATGGAACCGTAACCGTTCAAGAGTTAGATGAATTTTGTAAAAATAATCCGAAACTATCTAATTTTAAACGCCCAAGAAAATATGTGTTTATCAATCAAGTTCCAAAGAGTCCAGTAGGTAAAATCCTTCGACGGAAATTAAGAGAAGGCGAATTTGAAGTATTTCAGAAAGATAATAATTTAGTAGGTTAAAAGAGAGGGGAAATCATAATGGTAGAAACAGCAAAAAAATATGATCATATCAGAGTAGAGAAAAATATAGAGAGGCAAACGGCCACCATTGTGTTTGATCGTCCAGAAAAAATGAACTATATCAGTATGCTGGCGAGAGCCCAATTTGCTGAAATATTTAAGGAACTAGATAAAGATGAAGACGTTCGCGTGATTATTATTAAGGGTGAAGGGACTAAAGCTTTTAGCGCAGGAGGAAGTATTCCTGAATTTATGGAAACACATCAGGAAGAATTATCACATCTTGCGGTTCATGTTGCAGCCCCGGAACGTTCGCCAAAGCCTGTTATTGCTCAATTACAAGGGTACACATTTGGTGTGGGATTTGAAATTGCCATGGCTTGTGATTTTAGAATCGCAGCGGATGATACGCTTATGGCATTACCTGAAATGAATCTTGGTATGATCCCAGGAAGCGGTGGAACACAACGTGTCGCAAGAGCGGTAGGATTGACTAGAGCAAAAGATATGATTATGAGAGCCAGAAGAATTCCAGCCGATGAGGCCTATCAATGGGGATTAGTAACAAAAGTGGTGGCTAAAGAGGAACTAGATA containing:
- a CDS encoding class I adenylate-forming enzyme family protein, whose protein sequence is MNLSTIFNFAVERHPNRVAVVEGSRRYTYNQLDKEIMKVAASLQRIGIQKNDRVTLLLKNRLENVILYWAIQALGAVYTPINFRLSAKEVEYCVNDSESKAVIYEKASETSVLKATFHTKPILVGVGEVEGADIYYDELVQRSPGTFVKPDIHDDDIALMLYTSGTTGKPKGVPRSNKNEYSAAVAHIIQNKYEDNESTLGTMPLYHTMGMRSLLSIAFLNGKYVALPDFDAKEALEILSYEEITCVYLVPTLIHDMLNHQDFHQYNLQRLKKIGYAGASMTTALTEKCVELLKPDVFVNHYGSTEIYTFSICPNVAEKPGCAGKPGFHQRIRLVTADAEANSTPEDQIGKGEIGEIIVSLDSIESFKGYWNRPDATKKAIREGWYFTGDLGVMDDDGDLYVVGRVDDMIISGGENIHPLEVEDVLSKHPKVFEVAVAGEDDDRWGQIVTAFIVPRDGTVTVQELDEFCKNNPKLSNFKRPRKYVFINQVPKSPVGKILRRKLREGEFEVFQKDNNLVG
- a CDS encoding enoyl-CoA hydratase/isomerase family protein, yielding MVETAKKYDHIRVEKNIERQTATIVFDRPEKMNYISMLARAQFAEIFKELDKDEDVRVIIIKGEGTKAFSAGGSIPEFMETHQEELSHLAVHVAAPERSPKPVIAQLQGYTFGVGFEIAMACDFRIAADDTLMALPEMNLGMIPGSGGTQRVARAVGLTRAKDMIMRARRIPADEAYQWGLVTKVVAKEELDKEVELLAMELVRFSPLAQKVCKAVLNAAEESPLSAGLDIEGKAYGLLRTTDDFREGVAAFAEKRKPNFTGK